TGTAGTTTCAAACCCTGAATTTTTAAGAGAAGGTTTTGCCGTTGAAGACTCTATGAATCCTTCAAGAGTAGTGGTAGGTGCCAGCTCAGAAAGAGCAAAAGACATCATGTCTAAAATTTATCAGCCTTTTACCAATACGGGAATTCCAATTATCTTTATGGATGAGAAATCATCGGAGCTTACAAAATATGCTGCGAACTCATTTTTAGCAGTAAAGATTACCTTTATGAACGAAATTGCAAACTACTGCGAAAAAGTGGGCGCAGATGTAGATAAGGTAAGACTGGGAATGGGTAGCGATGACAGAATCGGGCATAGATTCTTATTCCCTGGAATCGGATATGGGGGAAGCTGCTTCCCTAAAGATGTAAAAGCACTTATAAAATCCGGAAAGCAGGAAGATTTTAATTTCCAGATTCTTGAAGCTACTGAAAATGTAAACACCACCCAAAAAGTAATTCTGGTGTCTGAAATTGAGAAATATTTCGGGGGTAATATAGAAGGAAAGAAAATTGCTATGTGGGGACTTGCCTTCAAAGCAAATACGGATGACATCAGAGAAGCTTCATCTCTGGACAATATTGCTCTTCTTCTGGAAAAAGGCGCAGAAATTGTAGCATATGATGCAGTTGCAGAAAGCAATGTTCAGAAACTCCTTGGCAGCAAAATACAATATGCCAAAGGAATGTATGATGCACTGGAA
This genomic window from Chryseobacterium viscerum contains:
- a CDS encoding UDP-glucose dehydrogenase family protein, which translates into the protein MNITIVGTGYVGLVTGTTLAELGNSVYCVDIDEKKVEGLKNGIVPIYEPNLEEMFLRNIQSERLFFTTDLKEALDKSEVIYLALPTPPGEDGSADLSYVLQVANNIGEMMTEYKVVVNKSTVPVGTADRVRETISSKTNLPFDVVSNPEFLREGFAVEDSMNPSRVVVGASSERAKDIMSKIYQPFTNTGIPIIFMDEKSSELTKYAANSFLAVKITFMNEIANYCEKVGADVDKVRLGMGSDDRIGHRFLFPGIGYGGSCFPKDVKALIKSGKQEDFNFQILEATENVNTTQKVILVSEIEKYFGGNIEGKKIAMWGLAFKANTDDIREASSLDNIALLLEKGAEIVAYDAVAESNVQKLLGSKIQYAKGMYDALEDVDALFIATEWPEFKNPNFELMAKKMKNKVIFDGRNMYPLEIPEQNGFHYKSIGRKTISK